One Desulfovibrio aminophilus DSM 12254 DNA segment encodes these proteins:
- a CDS encoding putative sulfate exporter family transporter: MRGKVGFTEDKMALLVGSLIFVLAGFNVLGVDLLGWAVKSNTWLSLDKMLSASTGAYKSLPGIASLLITYVAITGILAWAVKLLRGDVGKFIKGFTIVFFVSYLCFAAGHYAYIAVTPDKLAKAGIPWSLGLTGEAGFILALLAGIFVGNFMPGLSETLKEACRPEMFVKIAIVIMGAELGVKAADAMGLASSIIFRGLCAIVEAYLIYWTVVYYVSRKYFKFSREWAAPLASGISICGVSAAIATGGAIRARPVVPIMVSSLVVVFTCVEMLILPFVAAWFLHGEPMVAGGWMGLAVKSDGGAVASGAIADALIRAKALSVDGLKYQEGWVVMVTTTVKVFIDVFIGLWSFVLAWLWCAKIECKEGQRMNFGEVWQRFPRFVLGYILTFLLLLIVCTYSAEGMGMGKTMVGALGSLRRVFFVLTFFTIGVVSNFKKLMEEGIGKLTTVYVVCLFGFIIWVGLFISWLFFHGMLPPLATA; the protein is encoded by the coding sequence ATGAGGGGTAAGGTTGGGTTCACGGAAGATAAGATGGCCCTGCTCGTCGGGTCGCTCATCTTCGTCCTTGCGGGCTTCAACGTTCTGGGTGTGGACTTGCTGGGTTGGGCAGTCAAGTCCAACACCTGGCTCAGCCTGGACAAGATGCTCTCGGCGTCGACGGGGGCCTACAAGAGCCTACCGGGCATCGCGTCGCTGCTCATCACCTACGTGGCCATCACGGGGATTCTCGCCTGGGCCGTCAAGCTGCTGCGGGGCGACGTGGGCAAGTTCATCAAGGGCTTCACCATCGTCTTCTTCGTCAGCTACCTCTGTTTCGCGGCGGGCCACTACGCCTACATCGCCGTCACCCCGGACAAGCTGGCCAAGGCCGGCATCCCCTGGTCCCTGGGGCTCACCGGCGAGGCCGGATTCATTCTGGCCCTGCTGGCGGGCATCTTCGTCGGCAACTTCATGCCCGGCCTCTCCGAGACGCTCAAGGAAGCCTGCCGTCCCGAGATGTTCGTCAAGATCGCCATCGTCATCATGGGCGCGGAACTGGGCGTGAAGGCCGCCGACGCCATGGGCCTGGCCTCCTCGATCATCTTCCGGGGCCTGTGCGCCATCGTCGAGGCCTACCTCATCTACTGGACCGTGGTCTATTACGTCTCGCGCAAGTACTTCAAGTTCAGCCGAGAATGGGCCGCGCCCCTGGCCTCGGGCATCTCCATCTGCGGGGTGTCCGCGGCCATCGCCACCGGCGGCGCCATCCGCGCTCGGCCCGTGGTGCCGATCATGGTCTCCTCGCTGGTGGTCGTGTTCACCTGCGTGGAGATGCTCATCCTGCCCTTCGTGGCGGCTTGGTTCCTGCACGGCGAACCCATGGTGGCCGGCGGCTGGATGGGCCTGGCCGTCAAGTCCGACGGCGGCGCGGTGGCCAGCGGCGCCATCGCCGACGCGCTCATCCGGGCCAAGGCCCTGAGCGTGGACGGCCTGAAGTATCAGGAAGGCTGGGTGGTCATGGTCACCACCACGGTGAAGGTCTTCATCGACGTGTTCATCGGTCTGTGGTCCTTCGTGCTGGCCTGGCTCTGGTGCGCCAAAATCGAATGCAAGGAAGGCCAGCGCATGAACTTCGGTGAAGTCTGGCAGCGCTTCCCCCGCTTCGTTCTCGGTTACATCCTGACCTTCCTTCTGCTGCTCATCGTCTGCACCTATTCCGCCGAAGGTATGGGCATGGGCAAGACCATGGTCGGCGCCCTGGGCTCCCTGCGCCGGGTCTTCTTCGTGCTGACCTTCTTCACCATCGGCGTGGTCTCCAACTTCAAGAAACTCATGGAGGAGGGCATCGGCAAGCTGACCACCGTGTACGTGGTCTGTCTGTTCGGGTTCATCATCTGGGTGGGCCTGTTCATCTCTTGGTTGTTCTTCCACGGCATGCTGCCCCCGCTCGCCACGGCCTGA